A window of the Polaribacter batillariae genome harbors these coding sequences:
- a CDS encoding type II toxin-antitoxin system RelE/ParE family toxin, with protein sequence MNIYEKEVNTRVGTKIVIGIIKELEKLIKASFIGQEEKSLKDRKIKYRYLVFKNYKVIYSVDEENRFIKISDVFDTRQNPPKMKRTK encoded by the coding sequence ATGAATATATATGAAAAGGAAGTAAATACAAGAGTTGGTACTAAAATTGTTATTGGAATAATTAAAGAATTGGAGAAATTGATAAAAGCTTCTTTTATAGGTCAAGAAGAAAAATCGCTTAAAGATAGAAAAATTAAATATCGCTACTTGGTTTTCAAAAACTATAAAGTAATATATTCAGTTGACGAAGAAAACAGATTTATAAAAATTTCGGATGTTTTTGATACTCGACAAAATCCACCTAAAATGAAACGGACAAAATAA
- a CDS encoding GNAT family N-acetyltransferase, with the protein MLLKSKKIKLRALEPEDLDFLFQIENNESFWEISHTQTPFSKYILKQYLENAHLDIYQAKQLRLIIEENASKKAIGTIDLFDFNPQHKRAGIGILIHPDFQKKGFASEALSLLINYAFLHLNLHQLYANITVDNAKSISLFKKYHFKKVGIKKDWILSEGKYKDEILFQLIKE; encoded by the coding sequence ATGCTGTTAAAAAGTAAAAAAATAAAACTTAGAGCCTTAGAACCCGAAGATTTAGACTTTTTATTTCAAATAGAAAACAACGAATCTTTTTGGGAAATAAGCCATACACAAACACCGTTTTCTAAATATATATTAAAACAATATTTAGAAAATGCACATTTAGATATTTATCAAGCCAAACAACTACGATTAATTATCGAAGAAAATGCTTCCAAAAAAGCAATTGGAACCATCGATCTTTTCGATTTTAATCCGCAACATAAAAGAGCAGGAATTGGCATTTTAATTCATCCCGATTTTCAAAAAAAAGGCTTTGCTTCAGAAGCCTTATCTCTCTTAATTAATTATGCTTTTTTACACTTAAACTTGCATCAATTATATGCAAATATTACAGTCGATAATGCCAAAAGCATCTCTTTATTTAAAAAATATCACTTCAAAAAAGTAGGTATAAAAAAAGATTGGATTTTATCCGAAGGAAAATATAAAGACGAAATTTTATTTCAGTTGATAAAAGAGTAA